The Salvelinus namaycush isolate Seneca chromosome 19, SaNama_1.0, whole genome shotgun sequence DNA window aagtttacatacactcaattagtatttggtaacattgcctttaaaatgtttaacttgggtcaaacgtttcggtagccttccacaagcttcccacaaaaagttgggtgaattttggcccattcctcctgacagagctggtgtaactgagtcaggtttgtaggcctccttgctcgcacacgctttttcagttatgaccacacattttctataggattgaggtcagggcattgtgatggccactccaataccttgactttctcttgcttgagaaattgctctttgagaagagaagagataaaaacagctgcattggacctttattCACGTCATGTCAGATACAGTATGTAGGCTATATGACAAGATCATGTGACAGGACTGTGTAAACAACCTGTCAGATGTTCAGATAGTAAGGCATGGCATCAGCAACTCCTTGTCAGATCAAAGTAGCCTATGTCTGAGATTCAATCGATGGCAGATAGTGGATTTCCGAATGGCGCTTTCAGAAGCACGATTGATTCTAATCATAGTGACTGAATAGGCTACTCTACTAGTCTATTAAGATCATACTGTTTAGTCAAATGTATGCTGTAAGTATGTTCTGGACCTATCATAACCCATTCCATCCTCCTACATCAAACACCTTAATTGAAAACACCAATAAAACCATTGTTTTATAGGCTATATAGGCTTTGGGTCAACCTTGAGCTTCGGCTTCGGGTCAGCCGTATGGACGCAGCTGAACACTGTGAGGCTCTCCAGCCGTGacatctgtgtgtctgtctgtggtgtggAGGTGTGGAGTTGGGGACGGGAAATGATGAGGGCGTGAGTGGCCGTTACCCAGGGAGACAGCTAAACGAGAAATTCTCATCTCGTTACGCAAATTACCGGCATATCAGCATGTCAGTGCGTCCCCTAATAGAGGGCACGTGCCGTCATCTCCTGGCACCGTGCCATCTCCCGGCACTGTGCCAAcccccttctcccttctcctcccccgCTCTGCGTGACTTAATGGGATGGGGGGAATTACGTGTTCTATGATTCGTGAACATGGAATGCACCATTacacattgcacacacacacagtttatctGAGCATAAACTGTAAATGACCTGTTGATTATGATagactcatccctctctctcccattttctctcttatgatgctccctccctctctttctctctctctagctctcttgtTCTCTCCTATCTCTATGctgtccatctatctctctccccatctctctcagcCTGTGGGATGATGACACCAGCTGTAATCAGTGGGAGTCGAATCCCTCACATGCAATTGAGGAATGTCTCCTGTAATCTACATTCATTGACACCCCTCATGTGTGCCAGCTAATACAAAGCTTTCCCAGAACATAAAGGAAGGGGACATTTTAATCTAGTTCCTGGTTGTGACTGTGAATGAACATTATAAGAGAATGTTTTCCAGACATTAATAGATTACCAAGCGGAATCCAGAAACAGATGTTCAGATGTCGAGGACTTGGGTCATATCAAGCcaaacagtgtgtgtctgtgtgtgtgtactttttattcttcttcttcttattattattcTACACGTGTACAtagagtatgtgtgtatgtaggcTACCCTTAACAAATGGATGTCACTCAAAGGCTTTTTCACCTTAAGTTTATTGACATCtttgaagaaaaaaatgtaatccacCTTTCTGACTTGAAATCAGTCCAACCCTGCGGTCATGGCCGCACCGTCCTGGGTGGTGCTGACCTTTATCTTTCCTtatctgatctaggatcagccaaGCTGCACTGTAAAAAAATTGTAGTTTCATCTAATTAGTATTATTAAGTAACTAGTTACACAGCCATTTTGAGTTTACTCAACTTTTCAATCAAAGTGTTACCTGAACTTAACATTTTTAGTTGCCCCAAACTTAGCTCCAACTTTTGAAATTTAGACAAAAATTCAGTCAACGTAAAATAATGTGTTTGCTCAAATGTTCATACATTGTGCATGttattttatacagtaattattattgtCCTCACCTGGAATTTGAACACACAACTTCTTGGTTCACAGAATACTGATCTTCTTGCCAAGCCACAATGTCTGTGTGAATGATTTTACCTGTATTGCTATACTTTGCAATTGAAAGTAATCTGAGCTCTGTTAAATGAACAATGAAGCAAATCAATtgtatttatcatagtgattcaggagaaACATTAAAACAGAGTAATATACCCCAGCAACATTAGACAACTAGACAGAAAACTTTAATattgctgaaataagtcaatcaaatcaatgatgagagaatagtcagattaactgataacTGACACAGATATGGTGGCATAGCATGAAGATTGGAATgctgtgagttcaaatcccaggttaGGACATGctaaataataattactgtataaattaacatgcacaatgtaatcatgtatgtcatCGTGTGTCAAATATGTACATTGAAATGATTCTATGACAAaagcaccgtgtgtgtgtgtaactagttcCACAGCCATTTTAGTGAAGATGCCCAAATAATCATTTCTAGTTGAATAAACATGACACTACATTTTAAGTTCAGGTAACACTTGAGTAAAGTAAAAAAGGCTGTGTaaccagttacttaataataATTTGTTGAAACTGTGCTCAAAATGGTGTGAGGGTTTGTAAACCGGAAGCGACAACACCCCAAAAATGCAGATGATATGTGACATTCAttacattagagagagagaggagagagaggagagagaggagagagagagagaatgtgtgagagacagagaaaaaagcttttgactcaatttggcatgagggtctgctatactaATTGATGGAAAgttgtgttgggggaaaaacatacggcattataaaatccatgtacacaaacagcaAGTGTGTGTTTAAAATTGGCGaaatacacacacatttctttccacagggccgtggggtgagacagggatgcagcttaagccccaccctcttcaacatatatatcaacgaattggcgaaggcactagaacagtctgcagcacccagcctcaccctactagaatctgaagtcaaatgtctactatttgctgatgatctggtgcttcggtccccaaccaaggaggttctacagcagcacctagatcttctgcacagattatgtcagacctgggccctgacagtacagctcagtaagacaaaaataatggtgttccaaaaaaggtccagatGCCAGGATCACAAATAacattccatctagacaccagcagggtttcccaaactcgagCCCTGGGCCCAGGGTGCACGTTTTGGGTTTGcaccacacagctgattcaagtaACCAGTTCATTATCAAGCTTAGATCTTTTAAACAAGCTGTGTAGAACAAGGGCAAAAACAAAACATGCTCCCAGGGTGGGCCCCAGGACCGACTTTGGGAACCCTGCCctaaactatacatacctcggtctaaacatcagcgccacaggtaacttccacaaagctgtgaacgagctgagagacaaggcaagaagggccttctatgccatcaaaaggaaatacaaattaggatctggctaaaaatacctGAATCAGTTATACaaaccattgccctttatggttgtgaggtctggggtccgctcaccaaccaaaaaTTAACAAAATGGGCccaacaccaaattgagactctgcatgcagaattctgcaaaatatCCTCtttgtacaacgtaaaacactaaataatgcagagcagaattaggccgatacccgctaattatcaaaatccagaaaagggCCGTTAATTCTAcatccacctaaaaggaagcgattctggggctctgttcacataCACAAACAGTCCCCACATGGCCCCAGGACAGcaaacaattagacccaaccaaatcatgagaaaacaaaaagaaaattactggacacattggaaataattaacaaaaaaacagagcaaagtagaatgctatttggccctaaacagagactacacagtggcagaatacctgaccactgtgactgacccaaacttaaggaaagctttgactatatacagactcaatgagcatagccttgctattgagaaaggccgctgtagacagacctggctctcaagagaagacaggcacactgcccacaaaatgaggtggaaaccgagctgcacttcctaacctcgtgccaaatgtatgaccatattagacatatttccctcagattacacagctccacaaagaatttgaaaaccaaCCCAATCACAtcctcccttaaaagaccttctcTTGAAAAACAAAACCGtgcaatttgtatttatttaaatgcTAATAAGCAACAGAGAAGACCTCAGGAATACTACAAATTCCTGCAGGAAGCTCCTGCACATCATCTCTAGCCGACACGGTCAACTACCATTCACCAGCACGATCAGAGATCTGTGCCGAATCCATGATGAACCCATATGCTGTATTGAAATGAATTAAATAAAGTGTTCAACTTCTTCCGTCCCCTTTCTCTGTCTTAGCTAGCCACCGACTACACACTACACATTGTCTACTAGCCCAGTCTGAAAAGTACTAGCCTACTGTAGACATGTATAACAGACTTCACAGGTCATTTGATTAGTCATGTACAACAGATGCACTCATGGAATAAACTGTTTGTGTTTTGTATGGGGAAAACATTGATCCCACAAGTCCTTTGTGAGATAGATAGACAACTTTAGCTAACTAGCCAACCAGGTGCCTAATAACTGTAGCTGGCCCACCGGGcgatatttagctagctagttaacatgcACTGGCTATGTGAAGTCTACTTGGACACCGGGTCCCCACAATTTCCCACTCTTTCACaccgaatagcctgaagccacaggacTCTTCTTGCAGGTTCTATTTTGGTGGGAGCATTGCAAACTGTAGGTCGAGATTTTTTACCAGGTTATATGTACATTGAATGACACAGCAGTTTTtcagcatgttttgttatttctgtatgACAAAAACTGGAGGACAAAGTTGGCTCTTTTAGAATGGGGTTCAATAGGAAAGAATGTTTGTTTTCCCCAAATTGTGGGCGTGGTCGATTGAATCCCTTCTTACACAACTCGTAgtatgacaacaaacacttaattgaagaatctctactgttgaccaatcaccgacaaacatttaattgaagaatcccaactgttgaccaatcaccaacgAAGGGGAGTAGTCTTCAGAACAGCCCCAAAAAAACCTTGCCGAAGACCAAAAAGAagaaaaacgtcacaaaatgtcgccataatatatgcacaaactgttaCGAACTGTTTCAGATGACGGCTTTAAGAGGAGCAGAGGCAAAATTGAGAAGTATAATTATCGGAatggaaggaagggagggagggtgagaccGAGAGAGATCGACTGACTAAGCATGTTttgtcatgtactgtatgttgacGTTCCTCCCATTCTTGCTGAGCAGTTCAGTGTTTAGAACACTGATTCAATCTGTATAGTTTCTCTCCAGACATTCCAGAACACTCTCTCTACACCCATTATCTCCGACCTGcatctttatgtgtgtgtgtgcgcatgtgcatttgtgtatttgtgagtgtatgtgtgtgacacACGAGTGCAAACTcatatttctatttctacttttatCAGGCCCAATCATTACTGCTAAATGGTACTACCTGGAATGAATCATTGCTTGATGTGACTGCTTGGGCAGTACTGACAGATTGTTCTTCTTGATTGATTTATTCTTCTAATTCATCTAAGAGTGAGGTGCAAAGTCCTCATAAATGTAGCTATTTCAAGGATTACCATAAGCCAAATAAATATACTTGGTGAGTGCTGTTCTACATCATGTAGATGGACCAGGCTGTGGTCACAATGATTCAGCACCCTGGTTGCAAGAAATAATCATTTTGTGGTGACTGAAAGCATGTTGTTTGCTATTTCTGTCATGTGTTGATTGTGCTGGTGGTTAACTGTAAGTGTTAACTTATGATTAGAATTCAGACTGGCTGGGCTGAATCATTTCCGCCCGCTTGTTGTGGTGTTTTGCTTACCATGTCAGTGAGTTCTCTCTATGTGGGGCAACCGGTCTCTGTTGATTTCCCCCGTTGATGGTAAACTATTGACCTACAGGGGGGTGGGGGTAGTTTCAGCTGTTCTCGTCAGTCTTTCATGGTAAGGGCAATAGGGGTATTAGTTTGGCTCTAACTGTAATAATTACTGTCAAAGGCAAAGCAGctgatagatactgtatatgaaTGGGATGATAACATTGTTatgaatataatagaatagaataactttattttttctacggcactgcatctcaatagGCTTCATTGTaaatcatttgttcttaactgacttgcctagttaaataaaggttacatttaaaatataGTTCAGCCTAGTTTGGAAAAATCGCTGATCCAGGAGATGGATTAATAACTTTACTCTGACAACCTCCTATTAGTGTTGGCCTATGTCCTAACATTACAGACCTTGCGGACTCGTCTCCAACAAGAAAAAAGTGGAATGTATAGGGTTAATCCTCTGCTTTCCCCATTGGCAGGGATCCAGCGCTTCGCTTCCCTCCTTCACCCACCGATTGGTCAATAGAGAGCTAGTCCCGGTGCCGAGACAGACAGCCGAACATATGATTGGTTTCAATTGGAGGTACGGTTGTGGGCTGATAGCTTTCTTCATGAATATTCATAACATGGCGTTCTGCTAGATCAGACCTCGCCCTGAATGGTTTATCCGGTGAGGTTGCGGGGTTTGATGTAGCATCAGTCATTTTTGCATTGGAATACATGAGAGCAAAATATAGGCCAATGTGAATGAAGTTTGAATTCGATTGCAATGTAAACTATAATTCGTTTTTAGTGTGCTTGGTGTGTGAATGTTTTGAGAAAGCTCACTATAAACCATTGTGTTGTGTTTGAGTGGCTGATGCGCAACACAGGCTGACAATTGCGCGGACATAGAGCCTGCTATCATTTGGTTTGCAGAAGATGCATTCATTGCTTTCTTACTGGGCAGGGGCCGGATAGTAGGCCTATCGCTACTGGGAGGCCAATCCCCTTCATGCAAACTATGCCAACATGTTTTTTCTGTCTGTGTACTAGCTCATTGGAGTCCGGTTACTGTAGAGGAAGAATATTCCTGACAAACAGGTTCTGGGCACGCCCTTGGACACGAATCCACCTGCTCTATAAAGATCCGACCGGGGACCAGTAAGAGTCAGAACAGAAACGAAAAGAAGGAATAGGCAAAAGAAGAAACAAGAACAACTGCCAAACTCTCTTCATAGCTCCGTTTAATAATTTAATACAAAAGGACAAGCCGCTTTCCAAAGCCGATTAGAAAGTAGAAGAAACGAACTATCCAGCTCTGGTTGACAGTTATACATTTCATTTTGTTAAAGAAGTTCAAGAATCAACAACAGTCGCCAAGATGATGCAGCTCTCAGAATCCCACCTGCAGAAGAACTCCCTGTTCAACTCCATGAACCGCTTCATCGGTGCCGTCAACAACATGGACCAGACGGTGATGGTGCCCAGCCTGCTGCGGGACGTCCCCcttgaagaggagagggagatggccGCCCTGAAAAGCTCGGGAAACAGCGACATCGAGGACGGCGACATGTACAGCTACTACCAGCTGCTCAAGTCTATCCGTTGCGACATCGAGTGGGGAGTGATGCGCGCCGAGGAAGCCAAGAAGCGAAAGAAGAGCCGGGCTTCCATCTCTCGGTTGGATTCAGCGGAGGAAGATTCTGAGGTGTCGTCAGAGGAAGACGAGGATAACCTGCAGAAGCAGTTCCAGTTCCACATGACGGGGCTCCACGGGGTGCTGTCCAAGCTGACGCAACAGGCCAATACCCTGACCAACCGCTACAAGCAGGAGATCGGCATTGGATGCTACTAAAATGCAGCGCAACGATGATCCCCGATGATCGATTCTCATTCCCTGATGATCGATTGTGTATTATTTTGCGGGAATGAGGTGAACTGAACTGAATAGTCTATAACTGATGAAATTCCTTTGAatggacggagagagaaagaaaataagagAGACAGAAATAAACATTTCTGCTCTCTATATGCGGTATTATTTTACCTTTGTGGTATATTGTGTTGATCCATAGTAATGTTGTGGTTGACCTGCTATGTGGTATATCCGGGTTCCACTACACCTGTTTGCACTCAGATTTTTTACCACCAAGTCTATGTTTTATGCACGGTGTTCAATGGCGCCACATGCCTTCAGCTCAAGTGACACAGATAATACAcatgtatacatttatttaataTTGATGTATTTAACTTGTTAACTCGCACTGTATGTTTGAGAGCTGTATATTTCAAGGTTGAAGAAGTGCATGACCTCAGAGACA harbors:
- the LOC120064195 gene encoding mid1-interacting protein 1-B-like, whose translation is MMQLSESHLQKNSLFNSMNRFIGAVNNMDQTVMVPSLLRDVPLEEEREMAALKSSGNSDIEDGDMYSYYQLLKSIRCDIEWGVMRAEEAKKRKKSRASISRLDSAEEDSEVSSEEDEDNLQKQFQFHMTGLHGVLSKLTQQANTLTNRYKQEIGIGCY